Proteins encoded in a region of the Leptotrichia sp. OH3620_COT-345 genome:
- a CDS encoding lysozyme inhibitor LprI family protein translates to MKLEMKKMGDDNVKKILFIMILLFGVIGFSAAGSYEAALIKRMEVLQKEVQAGLDSGVTAEMKNATFKLQKAWDEELNKVYKLIIAKASKSEKEKLLNTQRAWIKKKEKAASEAAKKFEGGTFESLIYSQTELKFTEKRTIELARLYDSMRK, encoded by the coding sequence ATGAAACTAGAAATGAAAAAAATGGGAGATGATAATGTGAAGAAAATATTATTTATTATGATACTTTTATTCGGTGTTATAGGATTTTCAGCAGCCGGGAGTTATGAAGCGGCTTTAATAAAGAGAATGGAAGTTTTACAAAAAGAAGTGCAAGCAGGACTGGATTCAGGAGTGACAGCGGAAATGAAAAATGCAACATTCAAGTTACAGAAAGCATGGGATGAAGAATTAAATAAAGTTTATAAATTGATTATAGCTAAAGCTTCAAAAAGTGAAAAGGAAAAATTGCTCAATACTCAACGTGCCTGGATTAAAAAGAAAGAAAAAGCTGCATCAGAGGCGGCAAAAAAATTTGAAGGAGGAACTTTTGAAAGTTTGATTTACAGTCAGACTGAACTGAAGTTCACTGAAAAAAGGACAATAGAATTGGCAAGATTATATGACAGCATGCGTAAATAA
- a CDS encoding C40 family peptidase, with protein MKKILFIMLIIPSFTFASRMRFTMEKNRKVEKNQSNVEAGNSVNRENPDIPAASRNYEIGDGNIKSTKEKLNINLKLTGSKSNKYVMLNKALNKLVSESSTYLGIPYLWGGTTRKGLDCSAFVKNVYSSIGIVLPRVSRDQAKVGRSVSLAAVRKGDLIFFETDPKRPDTVSHVGMYLGNGKMIHASSSSDKVVIVPLNQGYFMSKMVAIKRIVDIS; from the coding sequence TTGAAGAAGATACTATTTATCATGTTGATTATTCCGTCTTTTACTTTTGCCAGCAGAATGAGATTTACGATGGAAAAAAACAGAAAAGTCGAAAAAAATCAATCGAATGTAGAAGCAGGTAACTCTGTAAATAGAGAAAATCCTGATATACCTGCAGCTTCACGTAATTATGAAATAGGAGACGGTAATATAAAATCTACAAAAGAAAAATTAAATATAAATTTAAAACTTACAGGTTCAAAATCAAATAAATATGTTATGCTTAATAAAGCTCTTAATAAATTGGTAAGTGAATCAAGTACCTACCTTGGAATACCTTATTTGTGGGGAGGAACTACAAGAAAAGGTCTTGACTGTTCAGCTTTTGTTAAAAATGTGTATTCATCTATAGGAATTGTACTTCCGAGAGTATCAAGAGATCAAGCAAAGGTGGGAAGAAGTGTAAGCCTTGCAGCTGTAAGAAAAGGAGATCTCATATTTTTTGAAACTGATCCGAAAAGACCTGATACCGTCTCTCATGTAGGAATGTATCTTGGAAACGGAAAAATGATTCATGCTTCCAGTAGTAGCGATAAAGTAGTTATTGTTCCTCTTAATCAGGGATACTTTATGTCAAAAATGGTAGCTATTAAAAGAATAGTAGATATATCCTGA
- a CDS encoding S26 family signal peptidase, with protein sequence MNILNISKGKITEILKIMKKHKFTTKLVTLFFIFFSITFCLSRITYNVTDSLTKGVYLKKFFPDYRKGNLVLFIMDKKYSKYIENFPNKDKMKNIYLLKRIVAVEGDIIEIKNDGMLFINSEKKGKILKIKGITDTIENTKYILKKDEYYLMGDTETSFDSRYLGILNKRDFKYEMKLLIKEEILEKFINKVAKGKKA encoded by the coding sequence ATGAATATTTTAAATATATCCAAAGGAAAAATAACGGAAATTTTAAAAATAATGAAAAAACATAAATTTACAACAAAGCTTGTTACACTGTTTTTTATTTTTTTCAGTATAACATTTTGCCTTAGCAGAATAACATATAATGTAACAGACAGTTTAACAAAAGGCGTATATCTGAAAAAGTTTTTTCCTGATTATAGAAAAGGAAATTTGGTACTTTTTATAATGGATAAAAAATATTCAAAATATATAGAAAATTTTCCAAATAAAGACAAAATGAAAAACATATATTTGCTAAAAAGAATCGTAGCTGTGGAAGGAGATATTATAGAAATAAAAAATGACGGAATGCTGTTTATTAACAGTGAGAAAAAAGGGAAAATACTGAAAATAAAAGGAATTACCGATACTATAGAAAATACAAAATATATTTTAAAAAAAGATGAGTATTATCTTATGGGAGATACCGAAACATCCTTTGATTCACGCTATTTAGGTATTTTAAATAAAAGAGACTTTAAATATGAAATGAAACTTTTAATAAAAGAAGAAATCCTTGAGAAATTTATAAATAAAGTAGCGAAAGGAAAAAAGGCATGA
- a CDS encoding pantothenate kinase, with amino-acid sequence MKKNKSKLLLTVIISVMLVGVLSCGKENNKVKNSLNAEKIEKQSAQEQAGEKNTEEEFTGLGINKEFKTDGKLHEEKFLNKQFMYPDSNGNSFKIEKDKKGYFITYYYIEESSNSEEEYTEKVEKSRLKLHKNVYLIDEEGIHAYGYDTALKNVVILNARDNFRIIYEAEKPE; translated from the coding sequence ATGAAAAAAAATAAAAGTAAATTATTGTTGACTGTTATAATATCAGTTATGCTGGTGGGTGTTTTATCTTGCGGTAAGGAAAATAATAAAGTTAAAAATAGCCTAAATGCTGAAAAGATTGAAAAACAAAGTGCTCAAGAACAGGCGGGAGAAAAGAACACTGAGGAGGAATTTACCGGATTAGGAATAAACAAGGAATTTAAAACAGATGGAAAACTTCATGAAGAAAAATTTTTAAATAAACAGTTTATGTATCCTGATAGTAATGGAAACAGCTTTAAAATAGAAAAAGACAAAAAAGGGTATTTTATAACATATTACTATATTGAAGAGTCTTCCAATTCAGAAGAAGAATATACTGAAAAGGTTGAAAAATCAAGATTGAAACTGCATAAAAATGTATATTTGATTGATGAAGAAGGAATACATGCCTACGGTTATGATACTGCACTGAAAAATGTGGTAATTTTAAATGCACGGGATAATTTCAGAATAATTTATGAAGCGGAAAAACCGGAATAG
- a CDS encoding NlpC/P60 family protein, with translation MSNNMEELLNLNSRKKVEKKSIISMDDLRNDVVKMAEEILAKRKGNNYVWGKKGPDYFDCSGFSSYVFKKTGLKIPEGSVNQSEYVNHNLKRKDLKPGDLVFFDTAKKKGKVGHVGIYIGEGKFIDSGGGGERNKTVATAGHGVRISNLDSEKWQKRFLGGSSLEKIAVKNNIVTKSKETIKKGIDTSDKAVTVENKEKLKKDIERFESIFKYLIDVEGGYSNHKNDKGGATKYGIIEIEARKYGYKGDMRNFPLESAKEIYKNKYFYRNKLDKINDDRIALSICDWIVNSGANGVKKAQKVLNTLNENSNLTVDGIIGKHTLEALNSVDPEKFLKAYHISQREYYNNIVKRNPEQGVFLKGWQNRVSKKEDFIKNNLNINNKEPLKNLSEWIDKAVSELSPNLKEQKNENNMKNIVR, from the coding sequence ATGTCTAATAATATGGAAGAATTATTAAATCTTAATAGTAGAAAAAAAGTAGAAAAGAAAAGTATTATTTCAATGGATGATTTAAGAAATGATGTTGTGAAAATGGCTGAAGAAATATTGGCAAAAAGAAAAGGAAACAACTATGTATGGGGGAAAAAGGGGCCTGATTATTTTGATTGTTCAGGATTTTCCTCATATGTTTTTAAAAAAACGGGATTAAAAATTCCTGAGGGTTCTGTAAATCAATCAGAATATGTGAACCATAATTTAAAAAGAAAAGATTTAAAACCGGGAGATTTAGTTTTTTTTGATACAGCGAAAAAGAAAGGTAAAGTAGGTCATGTGGGGATATATATAGGAGAAGGTAAATTTATAGATTCCGGAGGAGGAGGAGAGCGTAATAAAACTGTTGCAACCGCAGGACACGGAGTCAGAATTTCGAATTTGGACAGTGAAAAGTGGCAAAAAAGATTTTTAGGAGGATCTTCTCTTGAAAAAATAGCAGTTAAAAATAATATAGTTACAAAAAGTAAGGAAACTATAAAAAAAGGAATAGATACTTCTGACAAGGCAGTTACTGTCGAAAATAAGGAAAAGCTGAAAAAAGATATAGAAAGATTTGAAAGTATATTTAAATATCTTATAGATGTGGAAGGGGGATATTCCAATCATAAAAATGATAAAGGTGGAGCAACAAAGTACGGAATTATAGAAATAGAAGCAAGAAAATACGGATATAAAGGGGATATGCGTAATTTCCCACTGGAATCTGCAAAAGAAATTTACAAAAATAAATATTTCTACAGAAATAAACTTGATAAAATAAATGATGATAGAATAGCTCTTTCGATTTGCGACTGGATAGTTAATAGTGGGGCAAATGGAGTCAAAAAAGCCCAAAAAGTGTTGAATACCCTTAATGAAAATAGTAATCTGACAGTAGATGGAATAATAGGAAAACATACATTAGAGGCATTAAACAGTGTAGATCCTGAAAAGTTTCTCAAAGCTTATCATATTTCACAGAGGGAATATTATAATAATATAGTTAAAAGAAATCCTGAACAGGGAGTTTTTTTAAAAGGTTGGCAAAATAGGGTAAGTAAAAAGGAAGACTTCATTAAAAATAATCTAAATATTAATAATAAAGAACCTTTAAAAAATCTTTCGGAATGGATTGATAAAGCTGTTTCTGAATTAAGTCCGAATTTGAAAGAACAAAAAAATGAAAACAATATGAAAAATATTGTAAGATAA
- a CDS encoding glycosyl hydrolase 108 family protein, whose translation MFEYLLKVEGKYLNDKGDSGGEMKYGIIKEKKIEI comes from the coding sequence ATATTTGAATATTTACTGAAAGTAGAAGGTAAGTATTTAAACGATAAAGGTGATAGCGGAGGTGAGATGAAATACGGTATTATAAAAGAAAAGAAAATAGAGATATAA